CCCGGTGTCGGGCAGGCGGAACTGGGCGTCCTGACCGCGACCGATCACGTTGGCGCCTTCGCGCAGTTGGTAGGTGCGGCCGCTGCCGTCGTCGAGCTGAAGCGTGACTGCCGCACCGCCGGCACCGTAGTCGCCGCCGCCGTAGCCGCCCTGCTGGGCGCCGTAACCGGGCTGTCCGCCCTGCGGTGCGCCGTAATCGCCGCCGTAGCCGCCCTGGTCGCCATAGCCCGGCTCGCCGTAACCGGGCTCGCCGTAGCCGCCCTGCTGGGGCTCGCCGTAGCCGCGGCCGTAGTCCTGCGGCTGGCCGTAATCCTGGCGTCCGTAGGACTGGCCGCCGCCGTACCCGCCGCCCTGCTCGGGGTAGCCGCCGCCTTGGCGGGGGTCCTGGCGTCCGTAGTCGTAGTCGCCGCCGCCATAACCGGGCTGCCCGCCCTGCGGGGGCTGGCCGTAACCACCGCCCTGCTGGCCGCCGTAGCCGCGGTCATAACCGCCGCCCTGCTGTCCGCCGTAGCCGGCGGGCGGGCGCTGCTCGTAGGACTGCGGAGGCTGGCCATAGCCGCCCTGGTCCGGGTAGCCGCCTTGATCGGGGTAACCACCCTGATCCGGGTAGCCGCCCTGGTCCGGGTAACCACCCCGGTCGCCGTACCCACCGCGAGGAGGCGGCGGGTAACCACCTTGATCCTGTGGGGGGTAGCCGCCTTGGTCCTGCGGGGGATAGCCGCCTTGATCCGGCGGGTACTGCCCGCCGCCGCGGGGGTCATCCTGCGGGTGGCCGTAACGGTCGTCGTAATAGTCGTCGCCGGGCCGCCCTTGTCCCTGGCCGCCGCGGTAATTCGGGTTATCGGTCATAGGTGGTTCTCCTGATTCTGCGGTGAACGCATGGTCGCCGTGGGCTCGCGCGGATTCGCCAGCGGTCGAATCGGGGTTGACCGCGCCATGTGCGCGGAACTGTCCGGTGTGCAAGTTCGGTGATTGTTCGAATCTAACGACCACATCACCATACGTTTGCCACCCCTGATCACGAATGAATCCCCCCAGATGTTTGGCGAACGCGGTCGAGGTCAGGTCAGTATCGGCGCTTACTTTCTTATAGTCAGTGCCACTGAGCGTAATTACGTAGTCGTTCGGTGCCAAAACTTGTCCACCGGCCACGGTACGGGCCCTGGACTCGGCTTCCCGGCACAACGCCGTCTCTACTTCCTGCGGCACAATCGAGCCGCCGAAGACCCGGGCGAACGCATCGCCGACGGTCGACTCGAGTTTGCGTTCGATGCGGTCGACCAGACCCATGTCACCGCCCGCCTTTTCTCGTTGTCGTACGCCGCCTCGGCACGGCCACCCGTGCTCCCGCGTGTCGCTCTGGCCACACTGCTCACAAGCATGGTATCGGCCTGGTGCCGTAAAGCGGGACCAACAGAACTCTGAGAATCCGATCGATGCAGGTCAGTGACCTGATCTAGATGAGGTTAAGGGTTCTCTGACAGTTTGACGGGCGCCTGAGCACCCCGCTGATCGGGCGGTTTGGGAACGACGCGCTCGCAGTGTTACGCTGCCTCGGTCATTCGGGCGAGTGGCGGAATGGCAGACGCGCTGGCTTCAGGTGCCAGTGTCCTTCGGGACGTGGGGGTTCAAGTCCCCCTTCGCCCACAGAGAGCGGTTCTCGGAACTGCGACTCAAAGGCCGCGGACCCAACAGGGTTCGCGGCCTTTGTGTTTGGGAGCGCCTTGGGATCTGCCGCGCATGCGAAGCCCCCGACGGTCCTGCCTCATTCGGGGGCGTCGCTGAAAGCCTTCCATCGTTGGATACACATTGAGTGGAGCCGGCAATCAAACCTCGCCTACTTCTATCCCGGTCATATTGCGACCGATGAGGTTGGTGGTGCGCAGGGTTGCGGTTCGACATATTGGCGTCCTCACCTGGTGATCAGCAGGGTTAGGGTTGTGCGGGCTGTCGGGAGCACCGAATAACCGGAGGGGGTCATTTGCGCTGTCCTGTATGCGGCGGTGCAGCGGCCGACCCGATGCATCCGTTCGACAAAGACCCGTATGCGTCCGCGTCATGCGCGAGCGACACCTGCCCGCGGCGAAATGGGCCGGGAAGCAGGGGTAGGCACCGAAGCGCCTGTCGCCGAACCCCTTTGCACCGTGCCGACGTTATCGGCACGCAGCTCGAGCTGGTTCAGAAAAACATGGAGGACGAATGAATCCTGGTGGAAACGACCCGTTCCAGGGCGGTGGCTGGCCGGGCAATCAGCCGGGCCAGTCGCAGTCACCCTGGGTCCCTGCCGGCCCACCGCAGGGATCAGCGCCGTCGCCGTATCCACCGCCTCCGATGCCCGGCGGGCAATGGCCGGCGGCCGGTCAACCCGGCCCGTGGAACGCACCGCCGATGACGAACCCGCCGTACGGCCAGCCACCTAACGACAACAACAAAGGGCCGTGGATCATCGGCGGCGTGATTGCCGCCGCGGTCGTGTTGGTGCTGGCGGTCGTCCTGGTAGCAGTCAATCTGGGTGGCAGCGATGAGCCGAGTGACGGTCCGGTCGCGACCGGCACCACCAGCGCTCGTCCGTCCGGGTCTACCCAGACGACGTCGAAGAGTCCGGCGACCACGTCGGCCACGGCCGCACTGCCCGGCGCTGACGGCACCGTAGAGGCGTCGGAGTTGGAGGGTGTGCTGTTGTCTGCCAGTGAGATCGAGAAAAAGCTGTACGTTTCCGGTCTGACGGCCGGGCCGGTTGAGACGTCACTGTCCACAGATCCGGTCACACCCCCGAACTGCGCGGGCGTGTGGGCTCCGGGTGCGCAATCGACATATGGCGATTCCGGCTACACGGGCGTGGCAATCCAGACCGTGCAGGGCGGGACCGGACTCCACCTGGTTCAGGCCGCGGTGTTGTTCCCTGACGAGGCGGCTGCGCAGGCGGCGTTCCAGAAGCAGGCCTCCGACTGGGCGGCGTGCCGATTCAAGACACTCAACGCCACCTACAACGGGCTGGGTACCGACACGGTGAAAACCACCGGCAACGGCGAGGACAAGGCCGAAGAGTTCCTGAACATGACGATTCTCACCGACACCAGCGGGGCCGCCAATGCGATCACCTGTAGCCGCGGGGTGTCCCGGCGGGCCAATGTGGTCGTCGATGTCCGGGGATGCAGCAGCGACAACGTGACGGCCGGCCTTTCGGTCGCCCGTGAGATCGGCAAGAAGATCAACGGTAAAAGCTGACACCTGCCGCGGGCCTACTTGCGCGCCAAAAGCTCCAGCAGATAGTCGCCGTATCCGGACTTCGGCAGTTCTTTGGCGCGCCTGGCCAGTTGCTCGTCGTCGATATAACCTGCCCGCCACGCGATCTCCTCGGGCACACCGATCTTCAGTCCCTGGCGGCGTTCGATGGTGCGGACGTAATCACTGGCATCCAGCAGTGAATCGAAGGTGCCGGTGTCCAGCCACGCGGTCCCGCGGGCCAGTACCTCGACCGAGAGCCTGCCCTGGCTCAGGTAGGTCTGGTTGATCCCGGTGATCTCGTACTCGCCGCGGGCCGATTTGCGCAGGGACCGGGCGATCTCGATGACGTCGTTGTCGTAGAAGTAGAGCCCGGGCACCGCGTACTGCGATTTGGGGACGACCGGCTTCTCCTCAAGGGACAGCGCTGACCCGTCCGAGTCGAATTCGACCACGCCATACGCCGTCGGGTTCGCCACCCAGTACGCGAATATGGCCCCGCCGCTGACGGTTTGGAACCGCCGCAGACTCGTTCCCAGACCAGGGCCGTAGAAGACGTTGTCGCCCAACACAAGTGCCACGGAATCGGTGCCGATGTGCCCGGCCCCGATGACGAATGCCTGAGCCAGGCCCTCGGGCTGTTCTTGGACCGCGTAGGTCAGGTTCACCCCGAAGGCCGAGCCGTCGCCCAGAAGCCGCTGGAACGCCGGGGCGTCGACCGGGGTGGTGATGACCAGGATGTCGCGGATGCCGGCCATGATCAGGGTGGACAGCGGGTAATAGATGAGCGGCTTGTCGTACACCGGCAGCAACTGCTTGCTGACACCCATCGTGATCGGATGAAGTCGTGTGCCGGAACCGCCGGCCAGGATGATTCCGCGCACGTATGCCTACACCCCGGCGGGGTTCACCCGCTCGTCATGGCCCAACACGCCCGTCACCATAGCGTGCCTCTCCCCGCGGGTCCGACGAATTGGAATGCCTCAGTGCAGGACGTACGACGTCATCGACAACGACCCGAAGGTGTAGCCGGTGAGCATGGTGTCCACCGCCGCCCCGGAATCGGTTGTCGCAGCGGCCAGCCCGGCGAAGTACAGCATCGGGATGAAATGGTCGGGGGTTGGAACGGCGGCCGCATAGTCGTGATGTGCCTGCAGGGCGAGCACATCGGCGGGAGAGTGGGTGAGTTGTTCGCGCGCGGCGTCGTCGAAACGCTTGGCCCAGGTAAAGCCCCCTTCGGGTTGGCCGGGATCCATCCCGGCGAGGTTGTGCACCATGTTGCCGCTACCCACGATCATCACGCCGCGCTCACGCAGCGGCGCCAGTTTGGCGCCGAGCTGCAGGTGATATTCGGCCGGTTCGTTGGCGTTGATCGCTAGCTGCACAACAGGTATGGATGCGTCGGGGAAGGCGTGCACCAACACCGACCAGGTTCCGTGGTCGATGCCCCAGCTGTCCACATCGGCACCCACCCAGGTCGGTTTCACCACGTCGCTGACCTCATCGGCCAGCTCGGGCAACCCCGGAGCCGGGTACTGGACCTCGAACAGCTCACGGGGGAATCCGTAGAAGTCGTGAATGGTGCGTGGACGCGACATCGCGGTGACCGCGGTGGCGTTTATGTACCAGTGCGCGCTGATCACCAGCAGCGCCCGCGGCCGGGGCACCGTCTGCCCGAAGCTGCGCCAGGCCGCGGTGAACCGGTTGGACTCGAGCGCGTTCATGGGGCTGCCGTGGCCGATGAACGCCGCGGGCATCACTGCGGCCGGCCCGGTCATGCCGGGTTCTCCCAGTGATCCACGCAGACCAGTTCTTCGACGGGGCGGCGGCGTACCGGCCCGTGGGAGCCGCGCGGCCAGCCGACCACGACGTGGCCGGCCAGCATCCAGTCCTCGGGCACCCCGACGGCGTCGCGCAACAGTTGTTCACCGCCGTAGGAGGCCCAACTGGTCAGGCATGCGCCCAGGCCCTGGGCTCTGGCGGCCAACAGGAAGTTCTGCATGGCCGGAAAGATCGATCCGCCGAGCAGCAGTTCCGAGGCGGTGGCGAAGCGCTGCTGGGTGAACAGCACCGAGGTGAACTCGCCTGCCCGATCATGCAATTCGTAGGTGGCCCGGTTGGTCCTGGCGCGCCTGCTGGTGTCGTCCTCGGGCGGCCGGGTCATCCCGTACACCGGTTCGATGATCGCGAGTGCCTGGGCCGCCGCCTTGGCGACGACCGCCCGCTGTTCGGCCGAGCGCAGCACGACGAACCGCCAGGCCTGGGCGTTGGCTCCCGAAGGCGCCCACGTCGCGGCCCGTAGGCAACGGGTCAGCGTCGCATCGTCCACCGGCTCTTCGGTGAACCGGCGGATGGTCCGCGCCGTCGACATCACTTCCCACACGTCATCGCTGGCAGACGAGCTGGCAGAAGACATGGTCCGAACTTATGCCGTGGCGCACGATCCCGTCGCGTCGGCCCGGCCCACCATGTGGCGGTGACGGGGACGCTGCTGCGGTAGCGTTTCTGGATGTGCAGGCCAGTGTGGGCCTACACCTCAGGAGTTCGCGCTGTTCGAGCTGCCGGAGCAGGTGACGCGTAGCGCGCGTGTCCGGCGGGGATTTGGTGTTCTGATGCCCGATCTGTATCCCGTCGACGATCCCGACGACGCGGATCCCCGGCTGGCGCCGTTGCTGGCCTGGCGTCAGCAGCTGGTCGATTCCGGAGCCGTGGCAGCCCGCAGTTTCAAGGAAGCGCATCTGCGGCTCGTGCTGCGGTCCGGGCGCACCGAGGTGGAGCAGATCCGCGAGATGTTGCCGGGTTCGGTCGCCGAGCACGCCGAGGAGATGGCCCGGTTGCTGGCCGAGCTGGAGAGCCGGCCCCCGGAGAGCTCGGCGCAGCAGGGGCCGTCGCCGACTGGTGACGTCCATCCGATTGCCTTCCGCCACGGGGAGTCCCGTCCGGGAGTCGTCGAACTGAGCTGGCCGGACTATCAGGCCAACGGGGGAGTGGTGCTGTACCGGGTGGTCAGCGCCGAGGACCGGGCGCCCCGGTCCCCGGAGAACGCCGACCTTGTCGCCGCGACCCCGTTGTCGGCGGCCAGTGACGACCGTCCGTTGACCGGGCCCGTGCGCTACTACCAGGTCTGGGTCATCACCGGTACGTCCCGGGCGGACGCCCTGAGTACCCGACCGGTCCTGCATGCCGGCGGCGTGATGGTCGCCCCGCCCGCTGATGTGGTCATCCGCGAGGACAGCGGCCTGGTCATCGGAAAATGGACACCTCCACCCGCGGGAAGCGTCGTCCACGTCTACCGGATGCCGCTCGATCAAGCCGACGATCCGGGCATCGATGAATCGCGTCACCGGATCCTGGCCGAAGGGGAGCACCGGACCGGTTTCGTCGACTCGGGTGCGGCTCGGGGGACGCGCTATCGCTACCGGGTGCGCAGCGCGGTCGACCTCGACGGCGACGTGGAACTGTCGGAGCCGGTCGACGCTGATATCGAGGTCTCGGCGGTGCTCGCCGCCGTCACCGACATCTCGGTGGACACCGCATTCGACGGTGAGTCTTTCGACGTGTCCTGGGCGGCTCCCGGAGCAGAGGTGGCCGTCTATCTCAGCCCGACCGGGCCGAGCGCCGGTGGCGTGTCCACCGAACTTCCCGAGAACGCCCTCGAGCAGGTGGGGCTGACGCAGGATCTGCGTCTGCGGCGGCCGGTGGTGAACCAGGCGCAACCCGACGGGACCCACCGCTCGGTGATGGCCGGCGTGCCTTGGCCTCAGGGTTGGAGCCGGGCCTATCTCACCCCGGTGACGATCCTGGCCGGGCAGGCCGTGCTGGGCCGCACCGTTTCTGCCGTGCGCACCGGCACCATCCGCGACGTCGAGCTCGTCGAGTACTGCAACAAGCAGATCTTGACGTTCGAATGGCCGCCCGGCGCCGCCGGTGTGGTGGTGACCCTGGCACCCAAAGGGCACGACCCTCGGGCCGGCCTGACCGGAAGGTCGTTCGAGATCTCGCTGGAGGACTACGAGAAATACGGTGGCATGCACCTGACCGGCGCGCTTCCTGTCGGCGGGTGTTCGCTGCATCTGGCACCGGTGGCGTTCTCCGGCGGGCGGAGAGTCACCGGACCGGTCGCCAGCATCGAGTACGCGGGCATGTTGAGACTGCAATATGCGGTGCGGATCGGCCGCGACCCGGGAGGCTTCCCGACCACGGCCACCGTCGCGGTGCGTTCGGAGTACGACATACCGGGCTCACCGTCGTTCGTCCTGGTCAACAATCCCCAGCGGATGCCGCTGAGCGTGCACGACGGTCAGCCGGTCGACGTCGCCCCGCTGGACGCGCAGGGGCAGCTGGCGGACCTCCCTTCCAAGCACCTGCGCTGGACGGCGGCGACGGCTTCGGGCAGCGGAGAACTGTGGGCCGCCAACGTCAGTGGCCTGCACGGCTGGATCCGGCTTTTCCTCAA
The window above is part of the Mycolicibacterium fortuitum subsp. fortuitum genome. Proteins encoded here:
- a CDS encoding DUF3662 and FHA domain-containing protein; its protein translation is MGLVDRIERKLESTVGDAFARVFGGSIVPQEVETALCREAESRARTVAGGQVLAPNDYVITLSGTDYKKVSADTDLTSTAFAKHLGGFIRDQGWQTYGDVVVRFEQSPNLHTGQFRAHGAVNPDSTAGESARAHGDHAFTAESGEPPMTDNPNYRGGQGQGRPGDDYYDDRYGHPQDDPRGGGQYPPDQGGYPPQDQGGYPPQDQGGYPPPPRGGYGDRGGYPDQGGYPDQGGYPDQGGYPDQGGYGQPPQSYEQRPPAGYGGQQGGGYDRGYGGQQGGGYGQPPQGGQPGYGGGDYDYGRQDPRQGGGYPEQGGGYGGGQSYGRQDYGQPQDYGRGYGEPQQGGYGEPGYGEPGYGDQGGYGGDYGAPQGGQPGYGAQQGGYGGGDYGAGGAAVTLQLDDGSGRTYQLREGANVIGRGQDAQFRLPDTGVSRRHLEIRWDGQVALLSDLNSTNGTTVNNAPVQEWQLADGDVIRLGHSEIIVRVH
- a CDS encoding sensor domain-containing protein, with amino-acid sequence MNPGGNDPFQGGGWPGNQPGQSQSPWVPAGPPQGSAPSPYPPPPMPGGQWPAAGQPGPWNAPPMTNPPYGQPPNDNNKGPWIIGGVIAAAVVLVLAVVLVAVNLGGSDEPSDGPVATGTTSARPSGSTQTTSKSPATTSATAALPGADGTVEASELEGVLLSASEIEKKLYVSGLTAGPVETSLSTDPVTPPNCAGVWAPGAQSTYGDSGYTGVAIQTVQGGTGLHLVQAAVLFPDEAAAQAAFQKQASDWAACRFKTLNATYNGLGTDTVKTTGNGEDKAEEFLNMTILTDTSGAANAITCSRGVSRRANVVVDVRGCSSDNVTAGLSVAREIGKKINGKS
- the rfbA gene encoding glucose-1-phosphate thymidylyltransferase RfbA — translated: MRGIILAGGSGTRLHPITMGVSKQLLPVYDKPLIYYPLSTLIMAGIRDILVITTPVDAPAFQRLLGDGSAFGVNLTYAVQEQPEGLAQAFVIGAGHIGTDSVALVLGDNVFYGPGLGTSLRRFQTVSGGAIFAYWVANPTAYGVVEFDSDGSALSLEEKPVVPKSQYAVPGLYFYDNDVIEIARSLRKSARGEYEITGINQTYLSQGRLSVEVLARGTAWLDTGTFDSLLDASDYVRTIERRQGLKIGVPEEIAWRAGYIDDEQLARRAKELPKSGYGDYLLELLARK
- the ygiD gene encoding 4,5-DOPA dioxygenase extradiol yields the protein MTGPAAVMPAAFIGHGSPMNALESNRFTAAWRSFGQTVPRPRALLVISAHWYINATAVTAMSRPRTIHDFYGFPRELFEVQYPAPGLPELADEVSDVVKPTWVGADVDSWGIDHGTWSVLVHAFPDASIPVVQLAINANEPAEYHLQLGAKLAPLRERGVMIVGSGNMVHNLAGMDPGQPEGGFTWAKRFDDAAREQLTHSPADVLALQAHHDYAAAVPTPDHFIPMLYFAGLAAATTDSGAAVDTMLTGYTFGSLSMTSYVLH
- a CDS encoding nitroreductase family protein, producing MSSASSSASDDVWEVMSTARTIRRFTEEPVDDATLTRCLRAATWAPSGANAQAWRFVVLRSAEQRAVVAKAAAQALAIIEPVYGMTRPPEDDTSRRARTNRATYELHDRAGEFTSVLFTQQRFATASELLLGGSIFPAMQNFLLAARAQGLGACLTSWASYGGEQLLRDAVGVPEDWMLAGHVVVGWPRGSHGPVRRRPVEELVCVDHWENPA